A genomic stretch from Acidimicrobiia bacterium includes:
- the rpsA gene encoding 30S ribosomal protein S1, whose product MDQDAPVVLDDLGGQSLSDAIDATIVEFDEGGLVTGTVVKIDSDEVLLDIGYKSEGVIPSKELSIRNDVNPADVVQLGEEVEALVLQKEDKDGRLILSKKRAQYERAWGKIEQLKEAEGVVEGPVIEVVKGGLILDIGLRGFLPASLVDLRRVRDLHPFVGRTLHAKIIELDKNRNNVVLSRRAYLEETQREQRDEFLANLKPGEVRKGVVSSVVNFGAFVDLGGMDGLVHVSELSWKHVDHPSSVVQVGDEVTVQVLDVDLSRERISLSLKATQQDPWQEFASSHQVGELVYGRVTKLVPFGAFVQVGDGIEGLVHISEMAVHHVEAPEQVVSPGEELWVKIIDIDLDRRRISLSIKQAAEGGVVAAEYQDLYGEHAYDEQGNYIGPDYVAEADADGGDTPAGEPPAEG is encoded by the coding sequence ATCGACCAGGACGCGCCGGTCGTCCTCGACGACCTCGGCGGCCAGTCCCTCTCGGACGCGATCGACGCCACGATCGTCGAGTTCGACGAGGGCGGTCTCGTGACGGGCACGGTCGTGAAGATCGACAGCGACGAGGTGCTGCTCGACATCGGCTACAAGTCCGAGGGCGTGATCCCCTCGAAGGAGCTCTCGATCCGCAACGACGTCAACCCGGCCGACGTCGTCCAGCTCGGCGAGGAGGTCGAGGCGCTCGTCCTCCAGAAGGAGGACAAGGACGGCCGGCTCATCCTTTCGAAGAAGCGCGCGCAGTACGAGCGCGCGTGGGGGAAGATCGAGCAGCTGAAGGAGGCCGAGGGCGTCGTCGAGGGTCCGGTCATCGAGGTCGTCAAGGGCGGCCTCATCCTCGACATCGGCTTGCGCGGCTTCCTGCCCGCGTCGCTCGTTGACCTGCGCCGCGTGCGCGACCTGCACCCGTTCGTCGGCCGCACGCTGCACGCGAAGATCATCGAGCTCGACAAGAACCGCAACAACGTCGTGCTCTCTCGGCGCGCGTACCTCGAGGAGACGCAGCGCGAGCAGCGCGACGAGTTCCTCGCCAACCTCAAGCCCGGCGAGGTCCGCAAGGGCGTCGTGTCGTCCGTCGTGAACTTCGGCGCGTTCGTCGACCTCGGTGGCATGGACGGCCTCGTCCACGTGTCCGAGCTGTCGTGGAAGCACGTCGACCACCCGAGCTCCGTCGTGCAGGTCGGTGACGAGGTGACCGTGCAGGTGCTCGACGTCGACCTCAGCCGCGAGCGCATCTCGCTGTCGCTGAAGGCGACCCAGCAGGACCCGTGGCAGGAGTTCGCCAGCAGCCACCAGGTCGGCGAGCTCGTGTACGGCCGGGTGACGAAGCTGGTGCCCTTCGGGGCCTTCGTCCAGGTCGGCGACGGGATCGAGGGGCTCGTCCACATCTCCGAGATGGCGGTCCACCACGTCGAGGCGCCCGAGCAGGTCGTGTCGCCCGGCGAAGAGCTGTGGGTGAAGATCATCGACATCGACCTCGACCGCCGGCGGATCTCCCTCTCGATCAAGCAGGCGGCCGAAGGCGGGGTCGTGGCCGCCGAGTACCAGGACCTGTACGGCGAGCACGCCTACGACGAGCAGGGCAACTACATCGGCCCCGACTACGTCGCGGAGGCGGACGCCGACGGCGGCGACACACCCGCCGGCGAGCCCCCCGCCGAGGGCTGA
- a CDS encoding methyltransferase domain-containing protein, giving the protein MSSRAPDGPWFNEVADFLGRAYLRNAFTKGTEQEVEFLADALALAPGMRVLDVGCGPGRHSLALARRGIRVHGIDLSDTFVALAREAAAREQLGARFDVLDVRDLAFDAQYDAAVCLCQGGFGLLGGRDEEEVLRRIVRAVRPGGGLALTAFSSYFAVRFLEQGESFDATTGVLHEHSTVRDDDGNEREFDLWTTCFTARELRLLAASVGLADIEIHGSTPGRYGRRVPSLDEPELLLLAHR; this is encoded by the coding sequence ATGTCCTCACGCGCTCCAGACGGTCCCTGGTTCAACGAGGTTGCGGACTTCCTCGGGCGCGCGTACTTGCGCAACGCGTTCACGAAGGGGACGGAGCAGGAGGTCGAGTTCCTCGCCGACGCGCTCGCGCTCGCACCGGGGATGCGGGTCCTCGACGTCGGGTGCGGGCCCGGTCGTCATTCGCTCGCGCTCGCGCGGCGCGGGATCCGCGTGCACGGGATCGACCTGTCCGACACGTTCGTCGCGCTCGCGCGCGAGGCCGCAGCACGCGAGCAGCTCGGCGCGCGCTTCGACGTCCTCGACGTCCGCGACCTCGCGTTCGACGCGCAGTACGACGCGGCCGTCTGCCTCTGCCAGGGTGGGTTCGGGCTGCTCGGTGGGCGCGACGAGGAGGAGGTGCTGCGCCGCATCGTGCGCGCGGTCCGTCCCGGGGGCGGGCTCGCGCTGACCGCCTTCTCCTCCTACTTCGCGGTGCGGTTCCTCGAGCAAGGGGAGTCCTTCGACGCGACGACCGGTGTGCTCCACGAACACTCGACCGTCCGTGACGACGACGGCAACGAGCGCGAGTTCGATCTCTGGACGACCTGCTTCACGGCCCGGGAGCTCCGGCTCCTCGCCGCGAGCGTCGGCCTCGCCGACATCGAGATCCACGGCTCCACGCCGGGTCGATACGGTCGTCGAGTGCCGTCGCTCGACGAACCCGAGCTGCTGCTGCTCGCACACCGCTGA
- a CDS encoding PQQ-binding-like beta-propeller repeat protein: protein MHRVWTAQVEPASTTNTPSSVAVSGNRVFIHSDAGQLQAYAADGSTNCSGTPTVCNPLWTASAGGASSLPVTTDPATDGTTVFIGGADGTLYAFDATGTTDCTGTTPRTCAPLWQAAAPDEYGGIGNLPAPAVTSSFVYYPVGDALDAFDPAGQNGCSGTPVTCTPLWTGDVGAAATDGWPVVSGNVVYQAAGANPSNVFAFDAAGLRNCAGTPTTCAPLWTDQTKSSFAVTPAIGPDGNLYAGFCELDEFSTDGTTGCSGTPVVCNPLHTALLNNGLTLAPSLADDVVVLGVFNFNTAGTIEAFQQGTLSPIGTPVALGPPNVNQLPGLLAISNGKVFESTSNGDLQAWAPDS, encoded by the coding sequence CTGCACCGTGTCTGGACCGCGCAGGTCGAGCCTGCGTCGACGACGAACACCCCGTCGTCGGTCGCCGTCTCCGGCAACCGGGTGTTCATCCACAGCGACGCCGGCCAGCTGCAGGCGTACGCAGCGGACGGATCGACGAACTGCTCCGGCACGCCGACGGTCTGCAACCCGCTGTGGACCGCGTCCGCGGGTGGCGCGTCGTCGCTGCCGGTGACGACGGATCCGGCAACGGACGGGACGACGGTGTTCATCGGCGGCGCCGACGGCACGCTCTACGCGTTCGACGCAACCGGGACGACGGACTGCACGGGCACAACGCCGCGCACGTGTGCACCGCTCTGGCAGGCGGCAGCCCCCGACGAGTACGGCGGAATCGGCAACCTGCCTGCGCCCGCGGTCACGAGCTCCTTCGTGTACTACCCCGTCGGCGACGCGCTCGACGCGTTCGACCCGGCCGGCCAGAACGGCTGCTCCGGCACGCCGGTCACCTGCACACCGCTGTGGACGGGCGACGTCGGAGCGGCGGCGACCGACGGGTGGCCCGTCGTCTCGGGGAACGTCGTGTACCAAGCGGCAGGTGCGAACCCGAGCAACGTCTTCGCGTTCGACGCCGCCGGATTGCGCAACTGCGCGGGCACGCCCACCACGTGCGCACCGTTGTGGACCGATCAGACGAAGTCGAGCTTCGCGGTCACGCCCGCGATCGGGCCCGACGGCAACCTGTATGCCGGCTTCTGCGAGCTCGACGAGTTCTCGACCGACGGGACGACGGGGTGCAGCGGCACGCCGGTCGTCTGCAACCCGTTGCACACGGCGTTGCTGAACAACGGGCTCACGCTCGCGCCCTCGCTCGCCGACGACGTCGTCGTCCTCGGCGTCTTCAACTTCAACACCGCAGGGACCATCGAGGCGTTCCAGCAGGGGACGCTCAGCCCGATCGGCACACCCGTCGCCCTCGGGCCGCCGAACGTGAACCAGCTCCCCGGCCTGCTCGCGATCTCGAACGGCAAGGTCTTCGAGAGCACCAGCAACGGCGACCTCCAGGCTTGGGCACCCGACAGCTGA